Proteins encoded within one genomic window of Polyodon spathula isolate WHYD16114869_AA chromosome 32, ASM1765450v1, whole genome shotgun sequence:
- the ncdn gene encoding neurochondrin isoform X3 encodes MSSSPAPQLLAIEGSVNAVPEPPGVGEARSAALERCLRVLRGAASDSEQFAALLLVTKLAQAGELSPSTRRRIFDAVGFSLPNRLLVTVETPPDCPPHLFRSLAVSLLAGFSTDPGLAAHPELINKIPLLLEMVSAEPEPGQERPRRDQPGPELPEQSAAEPAQDGAKRDEPGHGDPHAPGQAEASHSHCRGAAQQGEFRQTQLCPDLATIQDSYQCLTALALSPRGPRVLLSRGAVPALCRAHTQRYPGHALALPVLTRILSGAGPAAWQRHEEELTRLLVLLSSEFARSGDSSKFTLCEALPHFLPPPAGAARPSLRPSLDALCAGLREVLGARLSVAQRDPALRLAACLLDGFGAEWLAGFGPDSGQFLALLVNLACVEVRMALEEPEPDSGTARRETVTACYRILEFGMEACSLGLTCQDAPPGKPPSGLLTLEQSRQVLGVMEEAVAAVIFYLAQVAPVRYRDPFVFASVRLLCAWLAEETSSLKQEVCDLLPFLIGYSRALFEGEERDHGLTNQMDELSVTDSREGGDWPGDALRFLLPGLCHLSVEEGPRAVLLSQDSPTLLLRYLSHLWDRLVGAGGCQDQASLQTACSVFLNLTITEPEIVRTDPSFSSLQALLMDSLPSLIQKAPLLILAANFCTLGLLMARLLAGTPALQDSAQCRRFARSAVLFLSRAHTLDSGGAGRGVVRSARYSECWEDVGELWFLGMQALGGCVAELPWLADTVLQSGWLGDALEMLRACPALADPDLRGALQAVLTPLAQHSQACRDFIRKQQGEVIAKLHGMTELQRHLAGTG; translated from the exons ATGTCTTCCAGCCCAGCCCCCCAGCTGCTGGCGATAGAGGGATCTGTGAATGCTGTGCCAGAGCCCCCCGGCGTCGGGGAGGCCCGGAGCGCCGCGCTGGAGCGCTGCCTGCGGGTCCTGAGAGGCGCTGCGAGTGATAGCGAGCAGTTTGCAGCGCTGCTGCTG GTCACTAAACTGGCTCAGGCTGGTGAACTCTCCCCCTCGACCCGGCGTCGTATTTTTGACGCTGTAGGTTTCTCCCTGCCGAACCGGCTGCTGGTTACCGTGGAGACGCCACCGGACTGTCCCCCCCACCTGTTCCGCTCGCTGGCTGTGTCTCTCCTCGCCGGGTTCAGCACCGACCCGGGCCTGGCAGCACACCCAGAACTCATCAACAAGATCCCCCTGCTGCTGGAAATGGTGTCAGCAGAACCGGAACCGGGCCAGGAGAGACCCAGGAGAGACCAGCCAGGACCAGAGCTGCCTGAGCAGAGTGCAGCAGAACCAGCACAGGACGGGGCCAAGAGAGACGAGCCAGGACATGGAGATCCCCACGCACCTGGACAGGCTGAAGCCAGTCACAGCCACTGCAGAGGAGCCGCGCAGCAGGGGGAGTTCCGACAGACCCAGCTGTGTCCGGACCTGGCCACTATCCAGGACAGCTACCAGTGTCTGACAGCGCTGGCTCTCTCCCCCCGGGGCCCACGGGTCCTGCTGTCCCGCGGGGCGGTACCAGCCCTCTGCCGGGCCCACACCCAGCGCTACCCCGGCCACGCCCTGGCCCTGCCGGTCCTGACCCGCATCCTGAGCGGCGCCGGGCCCGCGGCCTGGCAGAGACACGAGGAGGAGCTGACCCGGCTGCTGGTGCTGCTCAGCTCGGAATTCGCGAGGTCCGGAGACAGCAGCAAGTTCACGCTGTGTGAGGCTCTGCCGCACTTCCTGCCTCCCCCAGCGGGGGCAGCACGGCCCAGTCTGCGGCCCAGTCTGGACGCCCTGTGTGCCGGGCTGAGGGAGGTTCTGGGGGCCCGGCTCAGTGTGGCCCAGAGAGACCCGGCGCTGAGGCTCGCTGCCTGCCTGTTGGACGGGTTTGGAGCAGAGTGGCTAGCTGGTTTTGGTCCTGATTCTGGTCAGTTCCTGGCCCTGCTGGTGAACCTGGCCTGTGTGGAGGTCCGCATGGCCCTGGAGGAGCCAGAGCCCGATTCTGGTACTGCTCGAAGGGAGACGGTCACTGCCTGCTACCGTATTCTGGAGTTTGGCATGGAGGCCTGCAGCCTGGGGCTCACCTGCCAGGACGCCCCCCCAGGGAAACCCCCATCTGGACTGCTCACACTGGAGCAGAGCCGGCAGGTGCTGGGAGTCATGGAGGAGGCTGTCGCAGCCGTCATCTTCTACCTGGCCCAg GTGGCCCCGGTCCGGTACCGAGACCCGTTTGTCTTTGCCTCGGTCCGGCTCCTCTGCGCCTGGCTAGCTGAAGAGACTTCCTCCCTGAAACAGGAAGTGTGCGATTTGCTGCCCTTCCTGATTGGCTACAGCAGAGCGCTGTTCGAAGGAGAGGAGCGGGACCACGGCCTGACCAATCAGATGGATGAGCTGAGTGTGACGGACAGCAGGGAGGGTGGGGATTGGCCTGGCGACGCTCtgag GTTCCTGCTGCCTGGTCTGTGTCACCTCTCTGTGGAGGAGGGCCCCCGCGCTGTACTGCTGTCCCAGGACTCCCCCACCCTGCTCCTGCGCTACCTTTCTCACCTGTGGGACCGGCTGGTGGGGGCGGGGGGCTGCCAGGACCAGGCCAGCCTGCAGACAGCCTGCTCCGTGTTCCTGAACCTAACCATCACTGAACCAGAGATTGTCCG GACAGACCCCAGCTTCTCCAGTCTGCAGGCCCTCCTGATGGACTCGCTCCCCTCACTCATACAGAAGGCCCCCCTCCTGATCCTGGCTGCAAACTTCTGCACCCTGGGGTTGCTTATGGCACGCCTGCTGGCCGGGACACCAG CTCTCCAGGACAGTGCTCAGTGTCGCCGGTTTGCCCGCTCCGCTGTGCTCTTCCTCTCCCGCGCTCACACCCTGGATTCAGGCGGTGCTGGGAGGGGGGTGGTGCGCTCAGCTCGGTACTCGGAGTGCTGGGAGGATGTGGGGGAGCTGTGGTTCCTGGGGATGCAGGCTCTGGGGGGCTGCGTGGCTGAGCTACCCTGGCTGGCGGACACGGTGCTGCAGAGTGGCTGGCTGGGGGACGCTCTGGAGATGCTGAGAGCCTGCCCTGCACTGGCAGATCCGGACCTGAGGGGGGCGCTGCAGGCTGTGCTCACTCCCCTGGCTCAGCACAGCCAGGCATGCCGCGACTTCATCCGCAAGCAGCAGGGGGAGGTTATAGCCAAACTGCACGGCATGACAGAGCTGCAGCGCCACCTAGCAGGGACAGGCTGA